In the Cololabis saira isolate AMF1-May2022 chromosome 7, fColSai1.1, whole genome shotgun sequence genome, one interval contains:
- the LOC133446984 gene encoding protocadherin alpha-C2-like isoform X1: protein MQFQLMCCVLHTTVGSAVTMESLKRCVLLNICIIFLLVQSMSTSEIHYSIPEEMKEGSVVANLATDLSLDVKTLNQRKMRLDIIANKRYLDVNKETGELYIVEKIDREYICNSKSSASCYLRLEVILENPVRISNIEVEIMDMNDNAPQFRRDTIYLDISEATPKGETFSLSNAVDPDVGTNSLKTYYLTESEDFNIKIQTGRDGSKFAELILTKTLDREQKAVHNLILTAVDGGKPARSGTASVIVRVLDTNDNAPTFDESVYNIKIMENSPIGSLVIHLNATDLDEGSNSDITYSYSLYTSEKTQETFNLNPSTGEITVKGMLNYEDFRIYDMEVIATDKGANSLSGQCTIKIVVEDMNDNHPELSIKSFQSPVSENIELDTVIAVVSISDKDSGDNGKVDLHIPGNMPFKLRESSDNYYELVVSEQLDREKVPEYDITFTVTDRGSPPLSDNETMTLELLDVNDNVPQFPQSFYTIRVMENNAPGALLSSLTAFDPDLHENQYLVYFIIEREIVNTSMSMLFSINPENGNLYALKTFDYEIENEFLFHIEARDSGSPPLSSNVTVHIIIVDQNDNAPVIVSPWRAHGSVVEEKIPRSTDKGSLVAKVIALDTDSVHNSRITYQFLQVTDASLFSLDQYNGEIRTMRMFSYKDPRHLRLVVVAKDNGQPALSATVTIKLITVETAVKTYSDMTEMPLEYDIFSDLNLYLLIGLGSVSFLLLITILVTIVLKCQSPKGSKPAPPSRNSVISERNSTIADSTLVSNDAYWYSLFLAETRKGKMVVRQPLPKGSRYIVSSLPRGTGLTDTSDSAASTLQYPK, encoded by the coding sequence ATGCAATTCCAACTGATGTGTTGCGTGTTGCACACAACGGTGGGTTCCGCTGTAACAATGGAGTCTCTGAAAAGGTGCGTGCTgctaaatatttgtattatATTCTTACTCGTTCAAAGCATGTCGACATCAGAGATTCATTATTCTATACCCGAGGAAATGAAAGAAGGCTCTGTTGTCGCCAACCTCGCTACCGATCTCAGTCTGGATGTTAAGACACTAAATCAGAGGAAGATGCGACTCGACATCATTGCTAACAAGAGATATCTGGATGTGAACAAAGAGACGGGGGAACTGTATATTGTGGAGAAGATAGATAGAGAATACATTTGCAACAGCAAGTCTTCGGCGTCTTGTTATCTCAGACTAGAGGTAATTTTAGAGAATCCAGTACGAATATCTAATATCGAGGTGGAGATCATGGACATGAACGACAACGCCCCACAATTTCGAAGAGACACCATATATTTAGATATATCAGAAGCGACACCAAAAGGAGAGACATTTTCTCTCAGCAATGCAGTTGATCCCGACGTTGGAACTAATTCACTTAAAACGTATTATCTTACTGAAAGTGAAGATTTTAATATTAAGATTCAGACCGGGAGAGACGGATCTAAATTCGCCGAGTTAATCTTAACAAAAACACTGGATCGGGAGCAAAAAGCGGTTCATAATTTAATACTGACGGCTGTAGATGGAGGAAAACCTGCTCGATCTGGTACAGCTAGCGTTATTGTCCGCGTATTGGATACAAATGATAATGCTCCTACATTTGACGAATCAGTGTACAACATAAAAATAATGGAAAATTCTCCGATTGGAAGTCTCGTTATTCATCTCAACGCAACGGATTTGGATGAAGGATCGAACTCGGATATAACGTACTCATATAGTTTATATACGTctgaaaaaacacaagaaacgtTTAATCTCAATCCTTCTACAGGTGAAATTACAGTTAAGGGGATGTTGAATTATGAGGATTTCAGGATTTATGATATGGAAGTTATAGCAACAGATAAAGGAGCCAACAGTTTATCAGGACAATGTACCATAAAGATTGTAGTTGAAGACATGAATGACAACCACCCAGAATTATCTATCAAATCATTTCAAAGTCCAGTCAGTGAAAACATTGAGTTAGACACAGTGATAGCTGTAGTTAGTATCAGTGATAAAGACTCAGGTGATAATGGAAAGGTTGATCTGCATATTCCAGGTAACATGCCTTTCAAACTGAGGGAGTCCTCTGATAACTATTATGAGTTAGTGGTGTCAGAGCAATTAGACCGTGAGAAGGTCCCAGAATATGACATCACGTTCACAGTCACAGACAGAGGTTCTCCTCCTTTATCTGACAATGAGACTATGACTTTAGAGCTGCTGGATGTTAATGACAATGTTCCACAGTTCCCCCAGTCGTTTTATACTATACGTGTAATGGAGAATAACGCACCTGGAGCCCTGCTTAGCTCACTCACTGCGTTTGACCCTGATCTCCATGAAAACCAGTATCTAGTTTACTTCATCATAGAGAGGGAGATTGTCAACACTTCCATGTCCATGCTGTTCTCCATTAATCCAGAGAATGGTAATCTTTACGCTCTGAAAACGTTTGACTATGAGATTGAGAATgagtttcttttccacatcgaGGCCAGAGACTCTGGTTCTCCTCCACTCAGCAGTAACGTGACCGTCCACATCATTATTGTGGATCAGAACGACAATGCTCCAGTCATTGTCTCTCCATGGCGTGCACACGGCTCGGTGGTGGAGGAAAAGATCCCCAGATCCACTGATAAAGGCTCCCTGGTTGCTAAGGTGATAGCCTTAGATACAGACTCGGTGCACAACTCTCGGATTACCTACCAGTTTCTACAAGTGACTGATGCCAGTTTGTTCAGTCTGGACCAATACAACGGAGAGATCCGGACTATGAGGATGTTCAGTTACAAAGATCCACGTCACCTCAGACTGGTTGTTGTTGCCAAGGACAACGGACAGCCCGCTCTCTCAGCTACAGTCACCATCAAGCTGATCACAGTGGAGACTGCTGTTAAGACCTACTCTGACATGACTGAGATGCCTCTGGAATACGACATCTTTTCAGACCTGAACCTGTATTTGCTCATCGGTCTGGGCTCAGTGTCATTTCTGCTGCTGATCACCATCCTTGTCACCATCGTGCTCAAGTGTCAGAGTCCCAAAGGCAGTAAACCGGCTCCTCCCAGCAGGAACAGTGTGATCAGTGAGAGGAACTCCACCATTGCAGACTCCACTCTGGTCTCCAACGATGCCTACTGGTACAGTCTGTTTCTAGCTGAGACCAGGAAGGGAAAGATGGTGGTTAGACAGCCTCTGCCGAAGGGCTCCCGGTACATCGTGTCCAGTTTACCAAGAGGAACTGGACTGACCGATACTAGTGACTCAGCTGCTTCCACCCTGCAG
- the LOC133446984 gene encoding protocadherin alpha-C2-like isoform X4: MDSWKWYVLFIVVVIYSFVGNILTSFTHYSIPEEMKEGSVVANLATDLSLDVKTLNDRKMRLDIIANKRYLDVNKETGELYIVEKIDREYICATNLASCYLRLELILENPVRISNIEVEIMDMNDNAPQFRRDTIYLDISEATPKGERFSLSNAVDPDVGSNSVKTYQLSESEYFNIEVQTGREGTQFADLILKKTLDREQKAVHNLILTAVDGGNPARSGTANVIVRILDTNDNAPVFKNTNLSVKIMENSPIGSLIIHLNATDLDEGSNSDITYSYSLYTSEKTQETFNLNPSTGEITVKGMLNYEDFRIYDMEVIATDKGANSLSGQCTIKIVVEDMNDNHPELSIKSFQSPVSENIELDTVIAVVSISDKDSGDNGKVDLHIPGNMPFKLRESSDNYYELVVSEPLDREKVPEYDITFTVTDRGSPPLSDNETMTLELLDVNDNVPQFPQSFYTIRVMENNAPGALLSSLTAFDPDLHENQYLVYFIIEREIVNTSMSMLFSINPENGNLYALKTFDYEIENEFLFHIEARDSGSPPLSSNVTVHIIIVDQNDNAPVIVSPWRAHGSVVEEKIPRSTDKGSLVAKVIALDTDSVHNSRITYQFLQVTDASLFSLDQYNGEIRTMRMFSYKDPRHLRLVVVAKDNGQPALSATVTIKLITVETAVKTYSDMTEMPLEYDIFSDLNLYLLIGLGSVSFLLLITILVTIVLKCQSPKGSKPAPPSRNSVISERNSTIADSTLVSNDAYWYSLFLAETRKGKMVVRQPLPKGSRYIVSSLPRGTGLTDTSDSAASTLQYPK, translated from the coding sequence ATGGATTCATGGAAATGGTATGTTCTGTTCATTGTGGTCGTTATCTATTCATTTGTTGGCAATATATTGACTTCATTTACACATTATTCTATACCCGAGGAAATGAAAGAAGGCTCCGTTGTCGCCAACCTCGCTACCGATCTCAGTCTGGATGTTAAGACACTGAATGACAGGAAGATGCGTCTTGACATCATTGCTAACAAGAGATATCTGGACGTGAACAAAGAGACGGGGGAACTGTATATTGTGGAGAAGATAGATAGAGAATACATTTGCGCGACCAATTTGGCGTCATGTTATCTCAGACTAGAGCTAATTTTAGAGAATCCAGTACGAATATCTAATATCGAGGTGGAGATCATGGACATGAACGACAACGCCCCACAATTTCGCAGAGACACTATATATCTGGATATATCTGAAGCCACTCCAAAAGGAGAGAGATTTTCTCTCAGTAATGCAGTGGATCCTGATGTTGGCTCTAACTCCGTAAAAACGTATCAATTGAGTGAAAgtgaatattttaatattgaagtTCAAACCGGAAGAGAAGGGACACAATTTGCCGATTTGATCTTGAAAAAAACATTAGATCGGGAGCAGAAGGCTGTTCATAATTTAATACTCACAGCCGTAGATGGGGGAAACCCCGCTCGTTCTGGTACAGCTAACGTGATAGTTCGTATTTTGGATACAAATGATAATGCtcctgtttttaaaaatacaaacCTGAGCGTAAAAATAATGGAAAATTCTCCGATTGGAAGTCTTATAATTCATCTCAACGCAACAGATTTAGATGAAGGATCAAATTCTGATATAACATATTCATATAGTTTATATACATCagaaaaaacacaggaaacatttaaTCTGAATCCATCTACTGGTGAAATTACTGTTAAAGGAATGTTGAATTATGAGGATTTCAGGATTTATGATATGGAAGTTATAGCAACAGATAAAGGAGCCAACAGTTTATCAGGACAATGTACAATAAAGATTGTAGTTGAAGACATGAATGACAACCACCCAGAATTATCTATCAAATCATTTCAGAGTCCAGTCAGTGAAAACATTGAGTTAGACACGGTGATAGCTGTAGTTAGTATCAGTGATAAAGACTCAGGTGATAATGGAAAGGTTGATCTGCATATTCCAGGTAACATGCCTTTCAAACTGAGGGAGTCCTCTGATAACTATTATGAGTTAGTGGTGTCAGAGCCATTAGACCGTGAGAAGGTCCCAGAATATGACATCACGTTCACAGTCACAGACAGAGGTTCTCCTCCTTTATCTGACAATGAGACTATGACTTTAGAGCTGCTGGATGTTAATGACAATGTTCCACAGTTCCCCCAGTCGTTTTATACTATACGTGTAATGGAGAATAACGCACCTGGAGCCCTGCTCAGTTCACTCACTGCGTTTGACCCTGATCTCCATGAAAACCAGTATCTAGTTTACTTCATCATAGAGAGGGAGATTGTCAACACTTCCATGTCCATGCTGTTCTCCATCAATCCAGAGAACGGTAATCTTTACGCTCTGAAAACGTTTGACTATGAGATTGAGAATgagtttcttttccacatcgaGGCCAGAGACTCTGGTTCTCCTCCACTCAGCAGTAACGTGACCGTCCACATCATTATTGTGGATCAGAACGACAATGCTCCAGTCATTGTCTCTCCATGGCGTGCACACGGCTCGGTGGTGGAGGAAAAGATCCCCAGATCCACTGATAAAGGCTCCCTGGTTGCTAAGGTGATAGCCTTAGATACAGACTCGGTGCACAACTCTCGGATTACCTACCAGTTTCTACAAGTGACTGATGCCAGTTTGTTCAGTCTGGACCAATACAACGGAGAGATCCGGACTATGAGGATGTTCAGTTACAAAGATCCACGTCACCTCAGACTGGTTGTTGTTGCCAAGGACAACGGACAGCCCGCTCTCTCAGCTACAGTCACCATCAAGCTGATCACAGTGGAGACTGCTGTTAAGACCTACTCTGACATGACTGAGATGCCTCTGGAATACGACATCTTTTCAGACCTGAACCTGTATTTGCTCATCGGTCTGGGCTCAGTGTCATTTCTGCTGCTGATCACCATCCTTGTCACCATCGTGCTCAAGTGTCAGAGTCCCAAAGGCAGTAAACCGGCTCCTCCCAGCAGGAACAGTGTGATCAGTGAGAGGAACTCCACCATTGCAGACTCCACTCTGGTCTCCAACGATGCCTACTGGTACAGTCTGTTTCTAGCTGAGACCAGGAAAGGAAAGATGGTGGTTAGACAGCCTCTGCCGAAGGGCTCCCGGTACATCGTGTCCAGTTTACCAAGAGGAACTGGATTGACCGATACTAGTGACTCAGCTGCTTCCACCCTGCAG
- the LOC133447572 gene encoding protocadherin alpha-C2-like produces MGPVGTNTSWERPVILIILLIFIRHISTSVTHYSIEEEMKEGSVVANLATDLSLDVKTLNERKMRLDIIANKKYLDVNKETGELYIVEKIDREHICNTKGLSSCYLKLEVTLENPLRMFNIELEVLDMNDNAPRFLRDTIHLDISEATTKGDRFSLSNAVDPDVGSNSVKTYDLSESEYFNIEIQTGRDGSKFADLILKKTLDREHQPVHNLILTAVDGGKPVRSGTVRIIVHVLDTNDNVPTFDRSVYNIKIMENSPIGSLVINLNAIDLDEGSNSDITYSYSLYTSEKTQEAFNLNPSTGEITVKGMLNYEDFRIYDMEVIATDKGANSLSGQCTIKIVVEDMNDNHPELSIKSFQSPVSENIELDTVIAVVSISDKDSGDNGKVDLHIPGNMPFKLRESSDNYYELVVSEPLDREKVPEYDITFTVTDRGSPPLSDNETMTLELLDVNDNVPQFPQSFYTIRVMENNAPGALLSSLTAFDPDLHENQYLVYFIIEREIVNTSMSMLFSINPENGNLYALKTFDYEIENEFLFHIEARDSGSPPLSSNVTVHIIIVDQNDNAPVIVSPWRAHGSVVEEKIPRSTDKGSLVAKVIALDTDSVHNSRITYQFLQVTDASLFSLDQYNGEIRTMRMFSYKDPRHLRLVVVAKDNGQPALSATVTIKLITVETAVKTYSDMTEMPLEYDIFSDLNLYLLIGLGSVSFLLLITILVTIVLKCQSPKGSKPAPPSRNSVISERNSTIADSTLVSNDAYWYSLFLAETRKGKMVVRQPLPKGSRYIVSSLPRGTGLTDTSDSAASTLQVRI; encoded by the coding sequence ATGGGCCCTGTCGGAACAAATACGTCTTGGGAAAGGCCAGTGATTCTCATTATCCTTCTCATCTTTATTCGCCATATATCGACTTCAGTGACACATTACTCTATAgaagaagaaatgaaagaagGCTCGGTTGTCGCAAACCTCGCCACGGATCTCAGTCTGGATGTTAAGACACTGAATGAGAGGAAGATGCGGCTCGACATCATTGCGAACAAGAAATATCTCGATGTGAACAAAGAGACTGGTGAGCTGTATATTGTTGAGAAGATTGACAGAGAACACATTTGCAATACCAAAGGATTGTCATCCTGCTATCTTAAACTTGAAGTAACTCTAGAAAATCCATTGCGGATGTTTAACATAGAATTAGAAGTACTAGACATGAACGACAATGCGCCGCGATTTCTAAGAGACACCATACATTTAGATATATCTGAAGCCACGACAAAAGGAGATAGATTTTCTCTAAGTAATGCTGTGGATCCTGATGTCGGATCAAATTCAGTAAAAACGTATGATCTAAGTGAGAGTGAATATTTTAACATTGAAATTCAGACCGGTAGAGACGGATCTAAATTTGCtgatttaattttgaaaaaaacattaGATCGGGAGCATCAGCCTGTTCATAATTTAATACTCACGGCTGTAGATGGAGGAAAACCTGTTCGATCAGGTACTGTCAGAATTATTGTTCACGTTCTGGATACAAATGATAATGTTCCTACATTTGACAGATCAGTctacaatataaaaataatggaaAATTCTCCGATTGGAAGTCTTGTTATAAATCTCAATGCAATAGATTTAGATGAAGGATCAAATTCTGATATAACATATTCATATAGTTTATATACATCAGAAAAAACACAGGAAGCATTTAATCTTAATCCATCTACTGGTGAAATTACTGTTAAGGGAATGTTGAATTATGAGGATTTCAGGATTTATGATATGGAAGTTATAGCAACAGATAAAGGAGCCAACAGTTTATCAGGACAATGTACCATAAAGATTGTAGTTGAAGACATGAATGACAACCACCCAGAATTATCTATCAAATCATTTCAAAGTCCAGTCAGTGAAAACATTGAGTTAGACACGGTGATAGCTGTAGTTAGTATCAGTGATAAAGACTCAGGTGATAATGGAAAGGTTGATCTGCATATTCCAGGTAACATGCCTTTCAAACTGAGGGAGTCCTCTGATAACTATTATGAGTTAGTGGTGTCAGAGCCATTAGACCGTGAGAAGGTCCCAGAATATGACATCACGTTCACAGTCACAGACAGAGGTTCTCCTCCTTTATCTGACAATGAGACTATGACTTTAGAGCTGCTGGATGTTAATGACAATGTTCCACAGTTCCCCCAGTCGTTTTATACTATACGTGTAATGGAGAATAACGCACCTGGAGCCCTGCTCAGCTCACTCACTGCATTTGACCCTGATCTCCATGAAAACCAGTATCTAGTTTATTTCATCATAGAGAGGGAGATTGTCAACACTTCCATGTCAATGCTGTTCTCCATCAATCCAGAGAACGGTAACCTTTACGCTCTGAAAACGTTTGACTATGAGATTGAGAATgagtttcttttccacatcgaGGCCAGAGACTCTGGTTCTCCTCCACTCAGCAGTAACGTGACCGTCCACATCATTATTGTGGATCAGAACGACAATGCTCCAGTCATTGTCTCTCCATGGCGTGCACACGGCTCGGTGGTGGAGGAAAAGATCCCCAGATCCACTGATAAAGGCTCCCTGGTTGCTAAGGTGATAGCCTTAGATACAGACTCGGTGCACAACTCTCGGATTACCTACCAGTTTCTACAAGTGACTGATGCCAGTTTGTTCAGTCTGGACCAATACAACGGAGAGATCCGGACTATGAGGATGTTCAGTTACAAAGATCCACGTCACCTCAGACTGGTTGTTGTTGCCAAGGACAACGGACAGCCCGCTCTCTCAGCTACAGTCACCATCAAGCTGATCACAGTGGAGACTGCTGTTAAGACCTACTCTGACATGACTGAGATGCCTCTGGAATACGACATCTTTTCAGACCTGAACCTGTATTTGCTCATCGGTCTGGGCTCAGTGTCATTTCTGCTGCTGATCACCATCCTTGTCACCATCGTGCTCAAGTGTCAGAGTCCCAAAGGCAGTAAACCGGCTCCTCCCAGCAGGAACAGTGTGATCAGTGAGAGGAACTCCACCATTGCAGACTCCACTCTGGTCTCCAACGATGCCTACTGGTACAGTCTGTTTCTAGCTGAGACCAGGAAAGGAAAGATGGTGGTTAGACAGCCTCTGCCGAAGGGCTCCCGGTACATCGTGTCCAGTTTACCAAGAGGAACTGGACTGACCGACACTAGTGACTCAGCTGCTTCCACCCTGCAGGTACGAATCTAG